From the genome of Verrucomicrobiia bacterium:
ATGATCTCTCCGTGTGCCATGTTGATGACACCCATCAAACCGAACGTGATGGCCAACCCCAACGCAGCGATCAGCAACACCGCCGCCGTGCTGAAACCACGGAAGGTTGTGCCGACAAAGTTACCGACGGCGATGTGATTCTTGATGCTATCAATCGTCGCCTCAGCCTGCCGGACTTCATCTGCCGTATATACCTTTCCATCCGCCTTCGCTTTCTTGAGGAACTCATCGAGAAAGTTCATCGAGTTGATCGATTGCAACGTCGCCAAATCCTTGAGTGCCGTGATACGGGTCTCTGACTTCTCTTCATTCAGCTTCGTCAGCGCGATCGCTTCTTTCAGCGCGCGAATCGTTTCTTTGTCCGTCTCCTTCGTCAGCTTGGCTTCGAAATTCGGGATATATTCCAAGTTCTGTTCCTGGCCGAGCTTGATCGTCGCATCACGACGCACCTTGGGGTTTTCATCGGCGAGGGAGAAGAAATCGAGCGTGGTCTTGATCGCCTTGCGGAGCTTGGAATTCGTATCCGCAGGCGTCAGCTCCGTCTGCACGAACCATATCTGTTTGCCTTCGGCATCTTTGATGAACTCACCGTCAGCGATCCGCGCTCCTTTGGCCGCGCCATCACTGTTCAACTGGGGATCGAGAAGAAAGGGAATTTTTTTATCATCCGCCTCATAGATAAAAACTTCGCTCAAACGCCAGGCGGTCAGGACTTGGGAAACTATCGGTTCGTTTGAATCGGCCAGCTTCTTGACCATCTCCATCTGCTGGCTGGCATCCTCGCTCAAGATCGCCTCCACCAGTGCAGTGCGGGGACTGGAGGCGGCTTGGGCGATGGAAAAGAACGGAAGAAAAGCAACTGCTGACAGGAGGAAAAATCTTAGGAATCGCATCTTATTCTTTTGGCAAGTTGGGGAGACGGGCCTGCACCAGCCCGCCTCCCCGAGGAACTAACTTACGACTTTTACTTCAGGAACTTCGCGCTGAAGGGTTCAGCGGCCACGCCGTTGAACGTCTTGATGATCTTGAACTGGCCGTTCGGCAGGGTCTCACCGATGAACACGTTGTTCACCAAGTGGTGGTTTTCCTGCATCGTCACATCACCAGCCGGTCCCTTGAACTTCTGGCCGATCAAAGCCGGACGCACTTTGTCCACTTCGAAGCTGTCCGCCTTCTCGACGGCTTGCTTCCAGAGGTAAACGCCCATGCGGGAGAGGTTCATCGGGCTGCAGGTGACGCGGCCCTTGGCATCGATGCCGGAGACCTTGTAGCTGGAGCCAGTGACTTTCGGATCCTTGATCCAGGCCATGAAGTCCTTCACGAACTTGGTGTTCTCCGGAGACTTGACGGACATGAAGTACGTCCAGCAGCCGAGGTGACCGGCCAATTCCTTGGCAGGCAGACCGCGGAATTCGTCTTCCGAGATGGAGAACGAAACCACCGGGCAGTTTTCAGAGGTCAGGCCAGCGTTGGCGAACTCTTTGAAGAACGGCACGTTCGTGTCACCATTCAAGGTGCTGATCACCGTGGCTTTGCCACCAGCGGCGAACTTCTTGATGGACGCCACGATGGTCTGATAGTCCGTGTGACCGAACGGCGTGTAGATCTCTTCGATATCCGAGTCAGGGATGCCCTTGAGCTTCAGATACTGCTTGAGGATCTTGTTCGTCGTGCGGGGATAGACGTAGTCAGAACCCAGGAGGTAGAACTTCTTTTTACCTTCACCGAGCATGTAATCAACAGCCGGGATGGCCTGCTGGTTCACAGCTTCAGCGGTGTAGAAGATGTTCTTGGAGAGTTCTTCGCCTTCATACTGCACCGGGTAGAAGAGCAGGCCGTTGGCCTGTTCGAACACGGGCAGCACGGACTTGCGGCTCACCGAGGTCCAGCAACCGAACACGACAGATACTTTGTCCTGCTCGAGGAGCTGCTTGGCTTTTTCGGCGAAGAGCGGCCAGTTGGAGGCGGGATCGACTACCACAGGCTCGATCATGTAGGGCTTGCCGCCCACTTTCACGCCACCAGCCTTGTTGATCTCGTCGAAGGTGAAGAGCAACACGTCTTTCAGAGACGTTTCACTGATCGCCATCGTGCCGGAGAGGGAGTGGAGGATGCCCACTTTCACCGTATCAGCCGCAGCGGCGCTGAACGCCATCATCGTGGCGGCTGCACCGCAGAGGAGTTTTCCAAACATCGATTTCATAATTGCGATTTCTAAGTTGGTATTAAGTTAAGGTTAGAACAGGTAAGAGATGCCCGCGCCCACGAGGAAGCGGCTGGAGGTCGTGCCGAACGCATTGCCGAGCGACGAGTTGTCGAAACGGACTTCAGGCTGAATCTTGATGTAAGGCACCGGTTTGATGTTCAACGTCACAGCGATGCTCTGAATCTCTTGGCCAGCGTTGGCCGCGAACGCGAAACCGGCAGGACCAACGCCCGCTGTACCAGCACCTTCGGAATCATTCAGATATTCCGCACGGACACCCAAACCCACTTTTTCAGTGAAGGCATAGGACATCCACAGACCCGCTGAGGTCAGCGTAGAACCGCCGACACCCGTGCCGTCGAAGTCGAAGTAATCGAGTTCCGTTCCGAAGCCGAGCTTGTCCGTGGCCTTGAAGCCAGCGAGCAAGGAACCGCCACGCACGGAGCCAGCACCTTCACGGCTGCTGAAACCGATCAGGCTGAACCAGAGCTTGTCCGTCGGCTTGATACCGATGGCACCCATGACAGCCTTGTTGATGTTGCCATCCACCGGACCGGCATACATGCCGTTCTGCACGCGGACCTTGAAGTCCACCTTCTCGGTGAACGCATAGCCGAGCTGCACGCCGGCTGAAGGACCGTTACCCGTGAAGAACCACTGGTAGCCCTGGGAGAAGTTGTCATTCACCGCACCACCATCACCCGACTCATAGTTGAGCAGGGAGATGAGTTGACCGGCTTTGACGTTCAAGCCCGTGCCGATCGGCACGTTCATTTCCACATAAGCCTCGCGCAGTTCATCGAAGCCCTGCACCGCACCGCCGGTATTCACCATGGGCGCATCCTCACCGAAGATGAGGGAGACTTTGTAACCGAAATCAAATTCATCACCGCTCGCCTCGACGGGCGCGCTGGCGAGGGTCAGCTTGACCTTGTTGATGGAGAAGGAACCGTTGTTATTGTTCCAGACGTTGCCCACCACGTTGCCCGCTTCGTTG
Proteins encoded in this window:
- the urtB gene encoding urea ABC transporter permease subunit UrtB; this encodes MRFLRFFLLSAVAFLPFFSIAQAASSPRTALVEAILSEDASQQMEMVKKLADSNEPIVSQVLTAWRLSEVFIYEADDKKIPFLLDPQLNSDGAAKGARIADGEFIKDAEGKQIWFVQTELTPADTNSKLRKAIKTTLDFFSLADENPKVRRDATIKLGQEQNLEYIPNFEAKLTKETDKETIRALKEAIALTKLNEEKSETRITALKDLATLQSINSMNFLDEFLKKAKADGKVYTADEVRQAEATIDSIKNHIAVGNFVGTTFRGFSTAAVLLIAALGLAITFGLMGVINMAHGEIMAVGAYTAFVTQNLFKSWFGATGGKFDSYFIVALIMSFFTAAIVGLILERGIIRFLYKRPLESLLATWGVSLVLQQIFRSVFGAANVQVGSPSWLSGSFVVSDILFAYNRIFVIVFAVSIVYGTYLLLTKTSLGLQIRAVMQNRNMASCIGVRTDRVNMMTFAFGSGLAGMAGACMSQLANVGPSLGQNYIVDCFMVVVLGGVGNLAGTVSASMGVGVTNQILEPWLGAVLGKILVLGGIILFLQWRPSGLFATKSRSLD
- the urtA gene encoding urea ABC transporter substrate-binding protein codes for the protein MFGKLLCGAAATMMAFSAAAADTVKVGILHSLSGTMAISETSLKDVLLFTFDEINKAGGVKVGGKPYMIEPVVVDPASNWPLFAEKAKQLLEQDKVSVVFGCWTSVSRKSVLPVFEQANGLLFYPVQYEGEELSKNIFYTAEAVNQQAIPAVDYMLGEGKKKFYLLGSDYVYPRTTNKILKQYLKLKGIPDSDIEEIYTPFGHTDYQTIVASIKKFAAGGKATVISTLNGDTNVPFFKEFANAGLTSENCPVVSFSISEDEFRGLPAKELAGHLGCWTYFMSVKSPENTKFVKDFMAWIKDPKVTGSSYKVSGIDAKGRVTCSPMNLSRMGVYLWKQAVEKADSFEVDKVRPALIGQKFKGPAGDVTMQENHHLVNNVFIGETLPNGQFKIIKTFNGVAAEPFSAKFLK
- a CDS encoding outer membrane beta-barrel protein gives rise to the protein MKYKRLKSSTLNACLAAAVLALIPTLSVKAESAPEGSKRLEKLEKENDILKKRLEALEDLAVKEGLVAKGDGAGSVKALGDITMTGFVTASYFWDTADNEAGNVVGNVWNNNNGSFSINKVKLTLASAPVEASGDEFDFGYKVSLIFGEDAPMVNTGGAVQGFDELREAYVEMNVPIGTGLNVKAGQLISLLNYESGDGGAVNDNFSQGYQWFFTGNGPSAGVQLGYAFTEKVDFKVRVQNGMYAGPVDGNINKAVMGAIGIKPTDKLWFSLIGFSSREGAGSVRGGSLLAGFKATDKLGFGTELDYFDFDGTGVGGSTLTSAGLWMSYAFTEKVGLGVRAEYLNDSEGAGTAGVGPAGFAFAANAGQEIQSIAVTLNIKPVPYIKIQPEVRFDNSSLGNAFGTTSSRFLVGAGISYLF